A stretch of DNA from Anopheles ziemanni chromosome 3, idAnoZiCoDA_A2_x.2, whole genome shotgun sequence:
aaaagcgatttcccctacttttaccagcacccctcgactggtcgtgcctactacaaacatccacgcgacaactttcattctggtagatcctagaaagtgatgatttttctactaacccgtttgtgttgccacttgtgggttttgctattctacatcaaatactctgcagtaggctatcattcttgatgttctacatacactgccccgaTTGCTAGGTgagctgtaaaacgctgtatcaTTCAAAACAAGCTAAACCCTTTGATCAACAgtaaatgatttcattttgtatTGCACTGGTTCAGCTTGTGCTGATTTGTATTGATAATTGTTTGACTCATTGTGCAGGTGCTCAATGCTATATTGCTGACAAGAAAGTCGCTTTAATTCCTCGTTATAAAAATCAGTCACTTGCGTATATAAGCCTCACTCACCGAAGACACTTGTTTCAGTTTAATTGTGCAGCTCGTCCAAGGTGTACTGGAAATGTGGAGCCTACTGAAGAGGGTTGTACTTTGGTGCTGCTTCTTCGATTCTCTTCTAAGTAGCACAGTTGGTAAGAATAACTCTGTTAGCCCACCGATACTTTACCTATACTTCGTATGATTCGCATTGCAGGTACTTCCGGAGCTAATCGGTGTCTGATATGCAACTCCACGCAGACAGGTTGTGACGAGGGACTGCGGAAACTCGTTGGAAACTGTACCGGAGGAATAGTTGATAGTTGCTTTTCTCGGATAGCAGATGGTAAGTGACGGCTATTAAAATACGAGCGTAGTGAACCCACTTAACGGAACCATTTCAAGGTGTGGTGGATCGTGGTTGCCTATCCCAGCTGTTATCCAGCGAAGAACGCCAGCAATGTTCACAAGGAGCAGACAGTTCCTGCATAGCTTGCACTGAAAATGAATGCAACCGTCACACTTGGGTAAAGTGTGCCCAGTGCGATGATAGTGGACAGTTGCACGACAGTTGTTCTGATAAGCAGCAAGCACGGTTTTGTCCACAGTATCTCCCGGATGATAGCTCCTATGGCAATTCTCAAGTGGTCAAAGGTAGGCTCTGTAGTGTTTAATCCATTATTAATCATTAATCGGCACAAAACAATCGTAAACAGATCTGGATGTGTTACGGCTGTCGAGAGAATGTCGGTCGGCAGAAGATCTAGTTGCAAGCCAGTGTTTGGTGTGTTCCTCGGAAGAAGATGGCGATTCTTGCATACTGGGAACATTGGAGGCCACAGATTGTTCCGAATCAAGTGATCAATGCTTTTCGCGCATCAAAGGTAAATAAGATCAGCTTATGAACGTAATAAGGTACTAGGTAGTTTCTAAAAATCGCTCCTTTCAAATAAGATGGCGTTCTGTATAGAAATTGTCTATCGACACTGCCATCGGAAGAACAGGAAATCTGTTCTGATTCGAACGATGCTACCTGTGTGACATGCAGTAATGCACCTGGTTGCAACACCGACCACTTGTTGAGATGCATTCAGTGTAAGAAATCTACTGACAATGACTGCACAGAACCGTCAATGAGCACCACGATGAAGGCATCGTTCTGTCCACACTTCACCACCGACGATCGCTGCTTTTCACGAATATTGGATCAAGAATTAGAACGGGGTTGCACTTCGAAGCTCACCCTGCCTGACAAGGTTTGTGAAGACAACAAGAACTGTCTCGTATGCTCAGAAGATGGTTGCAACGTAGAGTCAGAGAATAGCTTGCTCGAGGTGCAAATGTGTCTGCGCTGTCGCTCAGATACTGATGATACTATGGATTGTGAAAAAGCGACCAACGATCAAGCTAAAGAATGTGATAACCTAATCGATGAGTGTTACACAAGAGTTCAAGGTATGACTTTGCTTTTGAAGCTTAGTTTTGTGGGATAATATTCTCTTCACCTAAATTGTATTTCTAGACGGAGTCATGGAGAGGGACTGTCTATCCACACTTTCTGAACAGGATAGGAACAAGTGCCAGAATGAGGAAGATGCGTCTTGTGTATCTTGCGTAGGTCGAGGTTGTAACGTAGAGCAATGGTTAAGATGCTACcgatgctctaagttggacaAACCAAGTTGTGCAGCTCCTGAAGATACCGAACTTTTTGCAGAATTTTGTGATggatttcattatattgaagAGAAGTGTTACGCCAAAATTGTTGGTGACGACGTCAATCGTGGATGTGTGACTGATCTTGGTATTGATATAGACCCATGTGAAGATAGCTCTATGTGTGCCATCTGCACCGGTGATGGATGCAACTATGCCGATGAAAGCACATTGAGGCGCTACAAAGATTGTGTTAGCTGCAGCACAGATTATGAAGGAGAAGCTTGTGAACACACGGATCATACAACAACCGTAGTAACCTGCGATGTTGAATGTTACACAAGAGTTGCAGGTAAGTTCTGTATTGCGATAAAACATTCATCTAAACACAAACTTTTCATTGAATCACAGCTATGATCTTACTATCGTAATATAGACGGCCACTTGGAGCGAGGCTGCCTTTCCAGCACTGATGAGTTGGTTCAAGCAAAATGTTCTGATTCAAGCGATCAGTCATGCATCGTTTGTGACCAGTCGGGTTGCAATAGCAATCTGTGGAGAAAGTGTCATCAGTGCCAATCTTCCACAAGCCAAACTTGCGCTGAGGAGCAGGAAGACGCTGAATCCACGTTTTGCAAGGCGTATAATTCGCAGGACAAATGTTACACCAAAATTATCAATGATCAGGTCGAGCGAGGTTGCCAGTCTGACGCCGGAAGCGAAGTCGACCTATGCACCAATGCCGAAGTGTGTGACTTGTGTGAGGAAGATTCCTGCAACAAAGCTGCCGGTGCATCGCTTGCCCATATTAAATGCCAACAATGTTCATCGGCCGATAGTCCTGACTGTGCTCTCGGTAATGTTGAGAGTGAATCATGCCCTCTCCACAGCGATCGTTGCTATATAGCTGTGGACAATGGTAAGACATCTTCATGTGTTTCCTTAATCCCAGTTTAGTGAGAAAACTTTTCGATACCGTAATTCTGACCTGGACTATATCATTATAGATGGAATTTTGACACGCAACTGTCTCTCCACATTGGATGAGTCGGTTCAAGCAAAATGTTCTGATTCAAGCGATCAGTCATGCATCGTTTGTGACCAGTCGGGTTGCAATAGCAATCTGTGGAGAAAGTGTCATCAGTGTCAATCTTCCACAAGCCAAACTTGCGCTGAAGAACAGGAAGACGCTGAATCCACGTTTTGTAAGGCGTATAATTCGCAGGACAAATGTTACACCAAAATTATCAATGATCAGGTCGAGCGAGGTTGCCAGTCTGACGCCGGAAGCGAAGTCGACCTATGCACCAATGCCGAAGTGTGTGACTTGTGTGAGGAAGATTCCTGCAACAAAGCTGCCGGTGCATCGCTTGCCCATATTAAATGCCAACAATGTTCATCGGCCGATAGTCCTGACTGTGCTCTCGGTAATGTTGAGAGTGAATCATGCCCTCTCCACAGCGATCGTTGCTATATAGCTGTGGACAATGGTAAGACATCTTCATGTGTTTCCTTAATCCCAGTTTAGTGAGAAAACTTTTCGATACCGTAATTCTGACCTGGACTATATCATTATAGATGGAATTTTGACACGCAACTGTCTCTCCACATTGGATGAGTCGGTTCAAGCAAAATGTTCTGATTCAAGCGATCAGTCATGCATCGTTTGTGACCAGTCGGGTTGCAATAGCAATCTGTGGAGAAAGTGTCATCAGTGTCAATCTTCCACAAGCCAAACTTGCGCTGAAGAACAGGAAGACGCTGAATCCACGTTTTGTAAGGCGTATAATTCGCAGGAAAAATGTTACACCAAAATTGTCAATGATCAGGTCGAGCGAGGTTGCCAGTCTGACGCCGGAAGCGAAGTCGACCTATGCACCAATGCCGAAGTGTGTGACTTGTGTGAGGAAGATTCCTGCAACAAAGCTGCCGGTGCATCGCTTGCCCATATTAAATGCCAACAATGTTCATCGGCCGATAGTCCTGACTGTGCTCTCGGTAATGTTGAGAGTGAATCATGCCCTCTCCACAGCGATCGTTGCTATATAGCTGTGGACAATGGTAAGACATCTTCATGTGTTTCCTTAATCCCAGTTTAGTGAGAAAACTTTTCGATACCGTAATTCTGACCTGGACTATATCATTATAGATGGAATTTTGACACGCAACTGTCTCTCCACATTGGATGAGTCGGTTCAAGCAAAATGTTCTGATTCAAGCGATCAGTCATGCATCGTTTGTGACCAGTCGGGTTGCAATAGCAATCTGTGGAGAAAGTGTCATCAGTGTCAATCTTCCACAAGCCAAACTTGCGCTGAAGAACAGGAAGACGCTGAATCCACGTTTTGTAAGGCGTATAATTCGCAGGAAAAATGTTACACCAAAATTGTCAATGATCAGGTCGAGCGAGGTTGCCAGTCTGACGCCGGAAGCGAAGTCGACCTATGCACCAATGCCGAAGTGTGTGACTTGTGTGAGGAAGATTCCTGCAACAAAGCTGCCGGTGCATCGCTTGCCCATATTAAATGCCAACAATGTTCATCGGCCGATAGTCCTGACTGTGCTCTCGGTAATGTTGAGAGTGAATCATGCCCTCTCCACAGCGATCGTTGCTATATAGCTGTGGACAATGGTAAGACATCTTCATGTGTTTCCTTAATCCCAGTTTAGTGAGAAAACTTTTCGATACCGTAATTCTGACCTGGACTATATCATTATAGATGGAATTTTGACACGCAACTGTCTCTCCACATTGGATGAGTCGGTTCAAGCAAAATGTTCTGATTCAAGCGATCAGTCATGCATCGTTTGTGACCAGTCGGGTTGCAATAGCAATCTGTGGAGAAAGTGTCATCAGTGCCAATCTTCCACAAGCCAAACTTGCGCTGAGGAGCAGGAAGACGCTGAATCCACGTTTTGCAAGGCGTATAATTCGCAGGACAAATGTTACACCAAAATTATCAATGATCAGGTCGAGCGAGGTTGCCAGTCTGACGCCGGAAGCGAAGTCGACCTATGCACCAATGCCGAAGTGTGTGACTTGTGTGAGGAAGATTCCTGCAACAAAGCTGCCGGTGCATCGCTTGCCCATATTAAATGCCAACAATGTTCATCGGCCGATAGTCCTGACTGTGCTCTCGGTAATGTTGAGAGTGAATCATGCCCTCTCCACAGCGATCGTTGCTATATAGCTGTGGACAATGGTAAGACATCTTCATGTGTTTCCTTAATCCCAGTTTAGTGAGAAAACTTTTCGATACCGTAATTCTGACCTGGACTATATCATTATAGATGGAATTTTGACACGCAACTGTCTCTCCACATTGGATGAGTCGGTTCAAGCAAAATGTTCTGATTCAAGCGATCAGTCATGCATCGTTTGTGACCAGTCGGGTTGCAATAGCAATCTGTGGAGAAAGTGTCATCAGTGTCAATCTTCCACAAGCCAAACTTGCGCTGAAGAACAGGAAGACGCTGAATCCACGTTTTGTAAGGCGTATAATTCGCAGGAAAAATGTTACACCAAAATTGTCAATGATCAGGTCGAGCGAGGTTGCCAGTCTGACGCCGGAAGCGAAGTCGACCTATGCACCAATGCCGAAGTGTGTGACTTGTGTGAGGAAGATTCCTGCAACAAAGCTGCCGGTGCATCGCTTGCCCATATTAAATGCCAACAATGTTCATCGGCCGATAGTCCTGACTGTGCTCTCGGTAATGTTGAGAGTGAATCATGCCCTCTCCACAGCGATCGTTGCTATATAGCTGTGGACAATGGTAAGACATCTTCATGTGTTTCCTTAATCCCAGTTTAGTGAGAAAACTTTTCGATACCGTAATTCTGACCTGGACTATATCATTATAGATGGAATTTTGACACGCAACTGTCTCTCCACATTGGATGAGTCGGTTCAAGCAAAATGTTCTGATTCAAGCGATCAGTCATGCATCGTTTGTGACCAGTCGGGTTGCAATAGCAATCTGTGGAGAAAGTGTCATCAGTGTCAATCTTCCACAAGCCAAACTTGCGCTGAAGAACAGGAAGACGCTGAATCCACGTTTTGTAAGGCGTATAATTCGCAGGAAAAATGTTACACCAAAATTGTCAATGATCAGGTCGAGCGAGGTTGCCAGTCTGACGCCGGAAGCGAAGTCGACCTATGCACCAATGCCGAAGTGTGTGACTTGTGTGAGGAAGATTCCTGCAACAAAGCTGCCGGTGCATCGCTTGCCCATATTAAATGCCAACAATGTTCATCGGCCGATAGTCCTGACTGTGCTCTCGGTAATGTTGAGAGTGAATCATGCCCTCTCCACAGCGATCGTTGCTATATAGCTGTGGACAATGGTAAGACATCTTCATGTGTTTCCTTAATCCCAGTTTAGTGAGAAAACTTTTCGATACCGTAATTCTGACCTGGACTATATCATTATAGATGGAATTTTGACACGCAACTGTCTCTCCACATTGGATGAGTCGGTTCAAGCAAAATGTTCTGATTCAAGCGATCAGTCATGCATTGTCTGTGAACAGTCGGGTTGCAATAGCAATCTGTGGAGAAAGTGTCATCAGTGTCAATCTTCCACAAGCCAAACTTGCGCTGAGGAACAGGAAGACGCTGAATCCACGTTTTGTAAGGCGTATAATTCGCAGGACAAATGTTACACCAAAATTATCAATGATCAGGTCGAGCGAGGTTGCCAGACTGACGCCGGAAGCGAAGTCGACATATGCACCGATGCCGAAGTGTGTGACTTGTGTGAGGAAGATTCCTGCAACAAAGCTGCCGGTGCATCGCTTGTCCATATCAAATGCCAACAATGTTCATCGGCCGATAGTCCTGACTGTGCTCTGGGCAATGCCGAGAGTAAATCATGCCCTCTGCAAAACGACCGTTGCTATACAGCTGTGGACAATGGTAAGAGATCTGAAGTGGTTGCTTATTCCCAGTTTTGTGAGACATCACTTTTATTGAAACAGCAAATAACCTTATACGGGGATGTTTTTCGAACCTGAACGATGATCTTCTTGAACCCTgccaaaatgaaacaaatcagTCATGTATCACCTGCGAGGAAACTGGATGTAATATGATGGTCTGGCCTATGTGCTATCGGTGCCATAGTTCAACTGAGTCCTGGTGTAACGGAGGCTTGACAATTGACAAACTGAGATTTTGTGCGTCATATAGCAAGACCAACTTTTGCTACGCATCAATTGTCAATGATGTTCGTAAGTAGCTAGTAGTAGTAGCTGTTGAAGTTCCTTAGAATATACTTATATCTTTCTCATCCAAAGTGACTAGAGATTGCACAACTGATAGAAATGCCATCTGCAACAATAACAACGCATGTGTTGCATGCAATAGTACTGGATGTAATTCAATATCCAGGGAAGAGTTGGAGCATCCTCACACATGCTTTCAGTGTAGCTCTAACGAAGGAAGCTGTGACGtgttggaagaaaaagggCAGAAATGCAAACATCACAGCGATCGATGCTACATGAAGCTTTCGGAAGGTAAACTCACAAGGGGATGCCTTTCAGATATCGTTTCGGAAGAGTGTGATGTAAATAACAACTGTCTGGTTTGCGATGGGAAAGATTGCAATAATCTAGCATGGCCAAAGTGTTACCAGTGTAGCAACGCAACAAGCGTAGAATGTTCCAGTACACAGCAAAACAGTGACAGGTTGCAGTATTGTGTGGACTACCAGGACACAGGGTGTTTCACCATGGTTGCAGAACAATCCTGTAAGTCGATAACGAAGGTAACGATTCGTGAAAGCATTTccgtttcaattaaaaaactttATCTCAATATGTAGTTGTTCGCGGATGCATTGCCAGTATTTCGGGCAATCAGTGTACAGATCCGGAAATGTGCTTCAAATGCACTGGTCAAGCGTGTAATCATCACTCCTATAGAAGCCTCTTCAGTCCGGCTAATTGTCAACAGTGTCACTCGGACAGCGGCCCGAGCTGTGTGAATGGAACCACAGTGTCGAAGCTATGCAAAGACCCTGACGACGTTTGTTTCTACAGAAAGACCCCCGACCAGAAGGGAATACATCGTGGATGTCTGACGGATCTTTCCCTGGCAGAACAGGATAATTGTCGCAGCCCATTCAGCCGATCTTGCCATACGTGCGACCAGCAGGGTTGCAACAGTGCGAAATGGGTCGCGTGTTACCAGTGCAGTAGTCTAACGAATGCAGATTGCGCGATGGCGCAGAACGATGCGACCAATCTGAAGTTTTGCGAAAAACTGGACGATCACTGCTTTGAGGATCGGACTGAACAAGAAAGTAAGTTAAAGTTGTTATCCGTTTTAAATTCATGTCTTATGCAACACCTCTTCAGTTCGCAGGGGTTGTGGACTTTTGTACTGTGACCAAAAGAAAACTTGCGTCGAATGCAACGAGGACGGCTGCAATGGGAACTCCGGAAGCACATTGATGCCACCACACTGTCTCGTGTGCGAATCCAGCGATCCGCAATGCGCCAATGGTTCCCTGTTCGATCAGGATTGCGAGTACCTTAACGAGCCGTGCTACTCTCGGGTTGAAGGTAGGAACGAAAGGTGCCCTTCAAAGTGTTTCCTCAGATAACACGAAATGATTCTACTTTAGATGGAAAACTTCACCGAGGTTGCTTCTCGCATTTGGTGGAACCTCATAGAAGCCAGTGTTTGGAAGATACGGATCAGTCTTGCGTCACCTGCACCGGGAACTCGTGCAACCGGAACCCGTGGAGATTGTGCATACAGTGCAGCTCGGAGAAAGTGGGTAACAATTGCTCCAGGGATGCAAGTCCTTTGAAGGCGAGCTATTGTCAACGGTATAAGCAAGATGATCGATGCTTTGCGAAGGAAGTCGATGGAAAAGGTATGTTTGCAACGATTTTTTACATGCTTTCGGTAGTACTAGCAATCATGTTCAATTTCAGTATTGCGTGGTTGTGAATCAGATGACAACACCATGGAAAACGTGTGCGAAGGATTGGACACGAAGCATTGTTTCTTGTGCGAGAAAGACCACTGCAACGATAAGTCGTTAAATGCAGCGTTGCGTTTACCGCAATACTCGTTTAcattgtatatttttatggTCACTACTATACACATACTCCGGTCCTTTTAAATTTCCTATTCAAGTAAAGCAGTACTATTTTGCCAACAAACACGTTTCTTATAATACTTATACATTCTTATAAAATTATACAAATGGCTAATAAATAAGCATCAATACTATTAGTACATGCCCACCCACATCCATGCAGATGCATATGTATGTGATACGCTATCTCTTATAAGCacaatttaaatgtttcaataAATCCTATGGTTTTCAATTGGGTCCATAACATCTAGTGGAGATTATTAAAGGAACTACTCGAATGGGTTCATCCCTTGGGGGGATATTGAATATAATTTGCTACCACACTGTCAACCATAGCTAATCTGATGCTGGTTGAATTGTAATGGACAGTAAGACTATTTTTGTGAAATCAGTAGCACTGGAAGGTTGTGACTATGAAAAAGTATCTGTTGCGGCAGGTAATAGGATGTAGATTCGTGAAAGCAGCAAGTACATTGTCTTCCGGTATAGGATATTATAACTTACCTTGAATTGTATGTCCTGTAGATGGGTTCTACTACCATATGTGCGTTTCATCGTGTTATGGAAACTGCGTTCCGCCCGGTCCCTCACCAAAGACTGCCTGGAGGGTGATCGAGCCTGCGCCTCCATGATCCTTCCAAGCGGACACACCCAGCAGGAATGTTCTTTGTTGGTTGTACCATTTTTCGATCGAGAGTATCAGCGCCTTGCCTAGTATTGTCCTATGAGAGGAAGTTTGAAAAACGTGCATTCGGTACGTCACCGGCGATCGATGTGTGACGGTGTTCGATCGGTTGAACGTCACCTACCGGAATTGTCAGTCCGCTCGTGCTCGAAGTGCATTAGTCCAAGTATGCAAATGGAAACGGTTGAATGTGTCCCTTGTACGAGATGGAACTCAAACACCGTTATAGTTCGAGCGGATGATCGTTGTCTTCAGTGTACGGACCAACTATTCGAATGGAAAACGGGTCTCGACAGCCTCTATCGTACCATTgatgggaaagtttttctcGAGGGAGAACGCTCAGGGTTTCGTTGTTTGGAAAGTTGCATTGCAGATTTAGAACCACAGTTGCTTACGAGTTGCCCTCTGCAAAGGCACCAGGCATCCAGGTGGATGAGCAACAGATACGCTGTGATGTGGATCAGGCATTGTTCAGTAGATTTCATCACGATATCGATAGATGCTACCCTAAATTGTTCAATAATGAAGGTATAGTTGGTGcatacactgggcccaaagttaatccggacgctcaaaaaatgtgcatgcgtccgactttgtggtcgattttagagtacttagaattgataacaatgattttttttcattgcatcttcttggtgcaccttcaTACGAAGTACATGCAAAAAGAACgatgaaaaaaatcgtacccaagcggcgcaataaacaatagagtggaaaaagtcagaattttgacggccaatcgcaaagtcggacagttatatttcatcgtatttttgttagctaaagtggtgtgtaagttagtttcgacacttgatatttgttattatcgatgcagacgtctcttgggcatcgttagaagcactcggatgattcgatttactatattatttaagtttttattgaaatatgtgTCACACCACTTTGCTGGAACGAAACGTCATCATTTATCCATCATAACGAcggaaaaagatttcaaaacatatgaaattagacttacattagcaaactaacagattcagacatcattaaaaagtataccacttcaaaaagtatccTAAAATTACCAAAGAACTACTCTTTGCAGTACACAACTCAGGAGAGGGAAGGTAGAATGATTAAAAAAACCATTTGATGTAACCCAGTTACTATTGCCCGTCTACTAATTCTCATCTATTCCCCtaatattatgtaattttccaACTCCTTTAGCTTACATGCACTCTCATATTATTTAGGAACCTTGAACAACTCGGACAGTTTTGGTGAAACCCTTTCCCTCGAACGCACCATATGTATCGCCTTCTATCtgagaaaaaaatgcaaatttttgtgtcaACTGCACACAGGACTTGCACAAAATATCATGATTGTTTAACTTTAACTATCTTATCGACGTAGAATGATATAATTTGTTCCTTAAATCATTATATTTATCGATATCAGTTCCAGCAACAGAATcgtagttttcaatttttctccgaTATTAATGATTTCTTTCCCGGGGTTATGGCATGCAGCCCATTCCAGTGTAAATAGTTCCTTATAGTTAGAGCActtaacaaacacttttagtaaaGTTTCTTTTAAGTAGTAAAGTAGTAAAAGGGTTGGATCGATTGGTTCTTCCTCCCATTTCCCGAATTGTGTGCtgcaaagagcagttctttggtgattttaggatactttttgaagtggtatgctttttaatgatgtctgaatctgttagtttgctaatgttagtctaatttcatatgttttgaaatctttttccatcgttatgatggataaatgataacgtttcgttccaacaaagtggtgtgacgcatatttcaataaaaacttcaataatataataaattgaatcatccgagtgcttctaacgatgcccaagagacgtctgcatcgataataacaaatatcaagtgtcgaaactaacttacacaccactttagctaacaaaaatacgatgaaatataactgtccgactttgcgattggccgtcaaaattctgactttttcaactctattgtttattgcgccgcttgggtacgatttttttcatcGTTCGTTTTGCATGTACTTCGTAtgaaggtgcaccaagaagatgcaatgaaaaaaaatcattgttatcaattctaagtactctaaaatcgaccacaaagtcggacgcatgctcattttttgagcgtccggattaactttgggcccagtgtataTAAAGCAGCCCGTAGACGTCACATATcaatctgtgcagatctttgacgtctacagatttcctttgttctctcgtacccatcgtctgtcaaacatccctccagatatcccgaatatctcgagggatgttggaaagagctaaggaaaagccgtagacgtcaaacatctgtgcagattaatatgtaacgtctacggcttgcttaacACCTTATCGTTCGGAGTGTCCACTATTGAGACGATAAAAACATACTGATTGACGGCATGTTGGAGTGTTGACAGCTTTACtgactgttgttgttgtttggctCTTATTGttgtttgtctttttattgcaaagtttgaattttaattcgtTGGACGTACAAATCAAAACCCTCGTCAGCATCCTACGATCATACCGAAGAGTGTAAAACCATTGTACAATTTAATCTGCATATGTTACGAAAATTGTTACCCGTATCGTAATCATTTGTGCAGAATAAAATAGTCAAAACTCCCTGTTGATTATAACATGTTGTCTGTTTATTCAATATTCTAGTAATAAAATACATGCGTCGGTAGGGTTAAACGCTCTGACGCCCTTGTTTTCTGTTGTATAGATCCAGAAATATACATAGTACCCTGCATCATGCTGCATTGTAAAGtttgaattttccttcccacgCACAATCGTATCGCACCGTCTCCCTATTCCCCACACCCTCCTCCTATAATCCACACGTGTTGGGGTTTTCGTGACGGACAGAGATCACGGTGGTgaagaagaacaaacaaaccactcGAAAACCTCATCTTAAACTCCACTGAGTTATAGTCTTGTCAGTTATTCCGGTATGGAAAGGTTTGCGCACGTAGTTTCGTAGTACCATTGTTACCTCCGTTTCGAATGTATGTCTGTCTGTTTGTAAAATGAACTCCCTTCAACTCACTACCGGCTATCCCTCAGATCTGTTTGCCAGTTGTCCGTTTAGTTTGACTTAAACTATTCCGTGCTTCACTAGCAGCGCTTGCCTGGCGGATTGCACTAACGGATACGAAATAAAATGAGCACGGAGGAATACTCTACTAGATACGAACGGGTTTGCGATAGATTAGGGTATCGTTGGGttaaaaacaagcaacaaaAATAGATCCGATACTCGCTTTGCGAAGGGCGAAAGGGGCTTATTTGATAGCTGTACAACGTGAACCAGCCCATTTCACTCGATCGCCCAAAGCAAGGGGCACAAGAATGTACATGTGATGAGATTCGATGCCTCTAAGGGCGTGCACCACCCGCCACGCTCGATGCCGCCGAGCCAGCGGTGTCTTTTTTGGGGCGTAAAATGAAGTTCAGATTGTACGCCGTGTTGACCGCGTAGTAAACGTTGGCGTTGTTCGGAAGCAGAAGCTCCTTGTCCGGGAGGACCTGCGCGAGCGTGTACCGGTCCGGGTCACCCTCGAGGCCGAGCTTGAGCATCGCGTTCCGGATGACCTGCGGTGTGCGCTCGTTGTTCGCCAGCATGATGCT
This window harbors:
- the LOC131285533 gene encoding uncharacterized protein LOC131285533; the encoded protein is MWSLLKRVVLWCCFFDSLLSSTVGTSGANRCLICNSTQTGCDEGLRKLVGNCTGGIVDSCFSRIADGVVDRGCLSQLLSSEERQQCSQGADSSCIACTENECNRHTWVKCAQCDDSGQLHDSCSDKQQARFCPQYLPDDSSYGNSQVVKEPSMSTTMKASFCPHFTTDDRCFSRILDQELERGCTSKLTLPDKVCEDNKNCLVCSEDGCNVESENSLLEVQMCLRCRSDTDDTMDCEKATNDQAKECDNLIDECYTRVQDGVMERDCLSTLSEQDRNKCQNEEDASCVSCVGRGCNVEQWLRCYRCSKLDKPSCAAPEDTELFAEFCDGFHYIEEKCYAKIVGDDVNRGCVTDLGIDIDPCEDSSMCAICTGDGCNYADESTLRRYKDCVSCSTDYEGEACEHTDHTTTVVTCDVECYTRVADGHLERGCLSSTDELVQAKCSDSSDQSCIVCDQSGCNSNLWRKCHQCQSSTSQTCAEEQEDAESTFCKAYNSQDKCYTKIINDQVERGCQSDAGSEVDLCTNAEVCDLCEEDSCNKAAGASLAHIKCQQCSSADSPDCALDGILTRNCLSTLDESVQAKCSDSSDQSCIVCDQSGCNSNLWRKCHQCQSSTSQTCAEEQEDAESTFCKAYNSQDKCYTKIINDQVERGCQSDAGSEVDLCTNAEVCDLCEEDSCNKAAGASLAHIKCQQCSSADSPDCALGNVESESCPLHSDRCYIAVDNDGILTRNCLSTLDESVQAKCSDSSDQSCIVCDQSGCNSNLWRKCHQCQSSTSQTCAEEQEDAESTFCKAYNSQEKCYTKIVNDQVERGCQSDAGSEVDLCTNAEVCDLCEEDSCNKAAGASLAHIKCQQCSSADSPDCALGNVESESCPLHSDRCYIAVDNDGILTRNCLSTLDESVQAKCSDSSDQSCIVCDQSGCNSNLWRKCHQCQSSTSQTCAEEQEDAESTFCKAYNSQEKCYTKIVNDQVERGCQSDAGSEVDLCTNAEVCDLCEEDSCNKAAGASLAHIKCQQCSSADSPDCALGNVESESCPLHSDRCYIAVDNDGILTRNCLSTLDESVQAKCSDSSDQSCIVCEQSGCNSNLWRKCHQCQSSTSQTCAEEQEDAESTFCKAYNSQDKCYTKIINDQVERGCQTDAGSEVDICTDAEVCDLCEEDSCNKAAGASLVHIKCQQCSSADSPDCALGNAESKSCPLQNDRCYTAVDNANNLIRGCFSNLNDDLLEPCQNETNQSCITCEETGCNMMVWPMCYRCHSSTESWCNGGLTIDKLRFCASYSKTNFCYASIVNDVLTRDCTTDRNAICNNNNACVACNSTGCNSISREELEHPHTCFQCSSNEGSCDVLEEKGQKCKHHSDRCYMKLSEGKLTRGCLSDIVSEECDVNNNCLVCDGKDCNNLAWPKCYQCSNATSVECSSTQQNSDRLQYCVDYQDTGCFTMVAEQSFVRGCIASISGNQCTDPEMCFKCTGQACNHHSYRSLFSPANCQQCHSDSGPSCVNGTTVSKLCKDPDDVCFYRKTPDQKGIHRGCLTDLSLAEQDNCRSPFSRSCHTCDQQGCNSAKWVACYQCSSLTNADCAMAQNDATNLKFCEKLDDHCFEDRTEQEIRRGCGLLYCDQKKTCVECNEDGCNGNSGSTLMPPHCLVCESSDPQCANGSLFDQDCEYLNEPCYSRITRNDSTLDGKLHRGCFSHLVEPHRSQCLEDTDQSCVTCTGNSCNRNPWRLCIQCSSEKVGNNCSRDASPLKASYCQRYKQDDRCFAKEVDGKVLRGCESDDNTMENVCEGLDTKHCFLCEKDHCNDKSLNAALRLPQYSFTLYIFMVTTIHILRSF